One genomic segment of Bradyrhizobium diazoefficiens includes these proteins:
- the phaR gene encoding polyhydroxyalkanoate synthesis repressor PhaR codes for MAKSDQPTTIKKYANRRLYNTGTSTYVTLEDLATMVKEGEDFLVYDAKTGDDITRSVLAQIIFEQENKAGQNLLPTTFLRQLIRFYGDSMQMVVPKYLEQSIATLTQEQEKFRKQIANTLSGTPFAPLEEQVRRNMELFQQTFSMFKPFAAPRPAASPEPEPDAGAEAPKDSNIDDLRQQMKEMQERLDQMSKKEE; via the coding sequence ATGGCGAAATCTGACCAACCCACCACCATCAAGAAATACGCGAATCGCCGGCTCTATAACACCGGAACGAGCACCTACGTGACGCTGGAAGACCTCGCCACCATGGTCAAGGAGGGCGAGGATTTCCTGGTCTACGACGCCAAGACCGGTGACGACATCACCCGCTCCGTGCTTGCCCAGATCATCTTCGAGCAGGAGAACAAGGCCGGCCAGAACCTGCTCCCGACCACCTTCCTGCGCCAGCTGATCCGCTTCTACGGCGACAGCATGCAGATGGTGGTGCCGAAATATCTGGAGCAGTCGATCGCGACGCTGACCCAGGAGCAGGAGAAGTTCCGCAAGCAGATCGCCAATACACTGTCCGGCACGCCGTTTGCGCCGCTGGAAGAGCAGGTCCGCCGCAACATGGAGCTGTTCCAGCAGACCTTCTCGATGTTCAAGCCGTTCGCCGCGCCCCGCCCGGCGGCCAGCCCCGAGCCGGAGCCCGATGCAGGCGCCGAGGCGCCGAAGGACAGCAACATCGACGATCTGCGCCAGCAGATGAAGGAAATGCAGGAACGCCTCGATCAGATGTCGAAGAAGGAAGAATAG